In Pedobacter sp. SL55, the following proteins share a genomic window:
- a CDS encoding error-prone DNA polymerase: MEYSALEVTSNFSFLRGASHPEELVEKAAALGYTKIAITDKNTLAGIVRAHVATRKHPIKLIPAAKLALLDGPDLLAYPINKNGYGNLAALLSLGNSRAEKGQCHLYQADVWAHCNNLLFIAVAPIALNQDFDFDSDFKNHLSDYKEALGNQLYLSINSSYSGLDQKRMFRIAQLSEQLAIPLVATNDVHYHDAQRRQLQDILTCVREKCTIYNAGYRLHENAERYLKPIEEMQRLFRKYPEAITNANLIAQKCQFSLDELKYIYPEELTSEGRTPQEELIHLTWKGAKEKFGEQIPDKIVNTINYELSFVARKNYAAYFLTVHDFVRFARSRDILCQGRGSAANSVICFCLGITSVNPTEINLLFARFMSDARNEPPDIDVDFEHERREEVMQYIYEKYGRDRAAIVATVTQLHSKGAVRDVGKAMGLSTDTLNILSATVSSHYDEGFDRERLVAYGLNPEDPLLKKTLELTVQMVGFPRQLGQHTGGFIITQGKLTELCPTLNARMENRTCIEWNKDDIEALGFLKVDVLALGMLTCIRKAFTLAKQHYHKDYNLHNIPHKEGNEVYQMISKADTLGVFQIESRAQMSMLPRLKPQKFYDLVIEVAIVRPGPIQGDMVHPYLRRRNGEEAVEYPKKELEEILGKTYGVPLFQEQAMEVAIVAAGFSPTEADELRRSMATFKAVGKVTDFKQKLLNGMAKKGYQPDFAERLFKQIEGFGGYGFPESHAASFALLVYVSSYLKCFYPDVFATALLNSMPMGFYQPAQIVIDAKKHGVTVLPIDINHSTWDNTLETKVNKFYAIRLGFRQAKGLAKEEIERLVVHRKNGYQSLASLRDIGLSQNTLEKLADADAFNSMGMDRRTALWQISALHDRPIALFEGKADNSQHETQITLPLMPPAQHVLHDYAHVGLSLKAHPISFIRRELDLLRVLSTNKANLAKDGERIKVAGLILVRQRPEAQQAAFVLLLLKTKQAFLIW; the protein is encoded by the coding sequence ATGGAGTATTCTGCATTAGAAGTAACCAGCAATTTCAGCTTCCTACGTGGAGCTTCGCATCCCGAAGAACTGGTAGAAAAAGCGGCAGCATTAGGCTATACCAAAATAGCCATTACCGATAAAAATACTTTGGCAGGTATTGTACGGGCCCATGTAGCCACCAGAAAACATCCTATTAAACTTATTCCGGCAGCTAAACTGGCTTTATTAGATGGGCCAGACTTGTTGGCCTACCCTATCAATAAAAATGGATATGGTAACCTAGCGGCATTACTAAGCTTGGGCAATAGCAGGGCCGAAAAAGGGCAATGCCATTTATACCAAGCAGATGTGTGGGCGCATTGCAACAATCTTCTTTTTATAGCCGTTGCCCCCATTGCCCTTAACCAAGATTTCGATTTTGATAGCGATTTTAAAAACCATTTGAGTGACTATAAAGAGGCTTTAGGCAACCAGCTATACCTGTCCATAAATAGCAGCTATAGCGGGCTAGACCAAAAACGGATGTTTAGGATAGCCCAACTGAGTGAGCAGTTAGCCATTCCTTTAGTGGCCACCAATGATGTGCATTATCATGATGCACAGCGCAGGCAATTGCAAGATATCCTTACCTGTGTGAGAGAAAAATGCACCATTTACAATGCGGGCTATAGGCTGCATGAAAATGCCGAGCGCTACTTAAAGCCCATTGAAGAAATGCAGCGCCTTTTTAGAAAGTATCCAGAAGCCATAACCAATGCCAACCTCATTGCCCAAAAGTGCCAATTCTCGTTAGATGAGCTCAAATACATTTATCCCGAAGAGCTGACCAGCGAAGGCAGGACCCCACAGGAAGAGTTAATACACCTTACCTGGAAAGGAGCCAAAGAAAAATTTGGCGAGCAAATTCCCGACAAAATAGTGAACACCATTAACTACGAACTTTCGTTTGTGGCCCGTAAGAATTATGCTGCTTATTTTCTTACCGTACATGATTTTGTTCGTTTTGCCCGCAGTCGCGATATTCTTTGCCAAGGCAGAGGCTCTGCGGCCAATTCGGTAATTTGTTTTTGCTTGGGCATTACTTCTGTAAACCCTACAGAGATTAACTTGCTTTTTGCCCGTTTCATGTCTGATGCCCGTAACGAACCGCCCGATATTGATGTAGATTTTGAACATGAAAGGCGAGAAGAGGTAATGCAGTACATCTACGAAAAATATGGCAGGGACCGGGCGGCCATTGTTGCTACCGTAACGCAGCTACACAGTAAAGGAGCCGTGAGAGATGTAGGCAAGGCAATGGGGCTATCTACCGACACGCTCAACATTCTTTCGGCAACGGTAAGCAGCCACTACGATGAGGGTTTTGATCGGGAGCGCTTAGTAGCTTATGGCCTAAACCCAGAAGATCCTTTGTTAAAAAAAACACTAGAACTTACGGTGCAAATGGTAGGCTTCCCGAGGCAATTAGGCCAACATACAGGCGGTTTTATCATCACCCAAGGTAAACTTACCGAGCTATGCCCTACCCTTAACGCCCGCATGGAAAACCGCACTTGCATAGAATGGAATAAAGATGACATTGAGGCTTTGGGTTTTTTAAAGGTAGATGTGCTGGCACTCGGCATGCTCACTTGTATCCGCAAAGCTTTTACTTTGGCCAAGCAGCATTATCATAAAGACTATAACTTGCACAATATCCCCCATAAAGAGGGTAACGAGGTATACCAAATGATTAGCAAAGCAGACACGCTGGGCGTGTTCCAGATCGAAAGCCGTGCACAAATGTCTATGCTGCCAAGACTTAAACCACAAAAATTTTATGATTTGGTCATAGAAGTAGCCATTGTACGCCCAGGACCAATACAGGGCGATATGGTGCATCCTTACCTAAGACGAAGAAACGGGGAAGAAGCGGTAGAATATCCAAAAAAAGAACTGGAAGAAATACTGGGCAAAACCTACGGTGTACCCCTATTTCAGGAGCAGGCTATGGAGGTGGCCATTGTGGCCGCCGGTTTTAGCCCCACAGAGGCCGACGAACTGAGAAGAAGCATGGCCACTTTTAAAGCCGTAGGCAAGGTAACCGATTTTAAACAAAAGCTGCTTAATGGGATGGCTAAAAAAGGCTACCAACCTGACTTTGCCGAACGCCTATTTAAACAGATTGAAGGCTTTGGTGGCTATGGCTTCCCCGAAAGCCATGCGGCCAGCTTTGCACTGTTGGTTTACGTTTCTAGCTACCTCAAATGTTTTTACCCAGATGTATTTGCTACTGCCCTGCTCAACAGTATGCCCATGGGATTTTATCAACCCGCACAAATTGTAATAGATGCCAAAAAACATGGCGTAACCGTACTGCCCATAGATATAAATCATTCTACCTGGGACAACACTTTAGAAACCAAAGTTAATAAGTTTTACGCCATTAGGCTAGGCTTTAGGCAGGCCAAAGGCTTAGCAAAAGAAGAGATAGAGCGATTGGTTGTGCACCGCAAAAACGGCTACCAAAGTTTGGCCAGTTTACGCGATATAGGCCTTAGCCAAAACACCCTAGAAAAATTAGCTGATGCCGATGCCTTTAACAGCATGGGCATGGATAGGCGAACAGCTCTTTGGCAAATTAGCGCCTTGCACGACAGGCCTATTGCCTTATTTGAGGGCAAAGCAGATAACAGCCAGCACGAAACGCAAATTACCCTCCCATTGATGCCACCTGCCCAACACGTACTGCATGATTACGCCCATGTTGGACTTTCGCTAAAGGCGCATCCCATTAGCTTTATACGTAGAGAACTTGATCTGCTTAGGGTATTAAGCACCAACAAAGCAAACCTTGCTAAAGATGGAGAGCGCATTAAAGTAGCGGGACTTATTTTGGTGCGCCAACGCCCCGAAGCACAGCAAGCGGCATTTGTTTTATTACTATTGAAGACGAAACAGGCATTTCTAATTTGGTAA
- a CDS encoding SanA/YdcF family protein yields MPTTKVAIIFGAGINGDKPSRYLKDRLDAGISLYKNHKVDKILLSGDNGRDEHDELTVMKLYCYENGVDTNKIYIDYAGFDSYSTMYRAKHIFKVDTAILVSQKYHLNRCVYIGDKLGVKSYGYSADRGVYQGYKYYSFREKLSITKSVFDLIRGRKPKYLGEPVDVKGISNYTKDQTK; encoded by the coding sequence GTGCCGACGACTAAAGTGGCCATTATTTTTGGTGCTGGCATAAATGGCGATAAACCAAGCAGGTATTTAAAAGACAGGCTAGATGCAGGTATTTCGCTGTATAAAAACCACAAGGTGGATAAGATATTACTATCGGGAGATAACGGCAGAGACGAACATGATGAGCTAACCGTAATGAAATTGTATTGCTACGAAAACGGAGTCGATACCAATAAAATCTATATCGATTATGCCGGGTTTGATAGTTACTCTACCATGTACCGAGCTAAACATATTTTTAAAGTCGATACTGCAATTTTGGTTTCACAAAAATATCATCTCAATAGATGTGTTTACATTGGCGATAAATTGGGTGTAAAATCTTATGGTTATAGTGCCGACAGAGGTGTTTATCAAGGCTACAAATATTATTCGTTTCGAGAGAAACTATCTATTACCAAATCTGTTTTTGATTTGATAAGAGGTAGAAAACCGAAATATCTGGGAGAACCAGTTGATGTGAAGGGCATATCAAATTATACCAAAGACCAAACAAAATGA
- a CDS encoding VF530 family protein codes for MSITAQKNNPLHGKTLAYVVTQLSEHYGWAELGYLLRFNCFIKDPSVNSSLKFLRKNEWARKQVEQLYVDTFSA; via the coding sequence ATGTCTATTACAGCGCAAAAGAATAATCCATTACATGGTAAAACATTAGCCTACGTGGTTACCCAGCTAAGCGAGCATTATGGCTGGGCCGAATTAGGATACCTTTTGCGGTTCAATTGTTTTATCAAAGATCCGAGTGTAAACTCTAGCTTAAAATTTTTGCGTAAAAACGAATGGGCCCGAAAACAAGTTGAACAATTGTATGTAGATACTTTCTCAGCATAG
- a CDS encoding acyloxyacyl hydrolase: MFNLNTATIKLNLFLALIIGAFAANAQQNAHTLEFNLQKAINSFSANQNKLQGNAYGGELIFHYNVNREAKRWSSDLGIKSIDVVFNYKRMHNITRVAAPMKGEFGDSYGLLGGLTFPLANISKAELEFTPAFGILYAGESWFSNQNPVVGSKLNFGLKAGLKLNVPLNEKTAVAANLDVLHYSNGGTRVPNNGLNVVSVGLSVARALNENITASKPNFEKEVYQKHTFDLGINTGRRGVYQSRDGLWRTGLYGGYNYRFTSYLAFGAGVDAVYYHTIYDANRNLETYQSKASSFDRWRVGAAIGPDLWMGNLAFMAKYGYYIHYNSLLPIKTYWTAGAKYKLNNWLALQSKIYIHQTEADYVGFGLMLTK; encoded by the coding sequence ATGTTTAACCTTAACACAGCTACCATAAAACTTAACTTATTTTTAGCCTTAATAATTGGTGCGTTTGCAGCTAATGCCCAGCAAAATGCCCATACCTTAGAGTTTAACCTTCAAAAGGCAATCAATAGTTTTAGTGCCAACCAGAACAAGCTCCAAGGCAATGCCTATGGCGGAGAATTGATTTTCCATTATAACGTAAATAGGGAAGCAAAAAGATGGTCGAGCGATTTGGGAATTAAAAGCATTGATGTAGTTTTTAATTACAAACGAATGCACAATATTACCCGTGTAGCGGCGCCTATGAAAGGCGAATTTGGCGACAGCTATGGATTGCTCGGTGGGCTTACCTTTCCTTTAGCCAACATTAGCAAAGCCGAACTAGAATTTACCCCTGCTTTTGGTATTTTATATGCTGGCGAATCTTGGTTTAGCAACCAAAACCCTGTGGTGGGCAGCAAGCTTAATTTTGGGCTTAAAGCCGGATTGAAATTAAATGTACCTCTCAATGAAAAAACTGCCGTGGCGGCTAACTTAGATGTGCTTCATTATTCTAATGGAGGTACCCGTGTGCCCAATAACGGCTTAAATGTGGTAAGTGTTGGGCTTAGTGTGGCTAGAGCATTAAATGAAAATATAACTGCTTCAAAACCTAATTTTGAGAAAGAAGTTTACCAAAAACACACCTTCGATTTGGGAATAAACACGGGTAGAAGAGGAGTATACCAAAGCCGCGATGGTTTGTGGAGAACAGGTTTATATGGCGGATATAACTATCGCTTTACCTCTTATCTTGCATTTGGTGCTGGTGTAGATGCGGTGTATTACCACACCATCTACGATGCGAACCGAAATTTAGAAACCTATCAATCTAAGGCTTCATCTTTTGATAGATGGCGGGTAGGGGCGGCCATTGGGCCAGATTTGTGGATGGGCAATTTAGCCTTTATGGCCAAATACGGCTATTACATTCATTACAATAGCTTGTTGCCAATAAAAACCTATTGGACAGCTGGTGCTAAATATAAACTGAATAACTGGCTGGCTTTACAATCTAAAATATATATCCACCAAACCGAAGCTGATTATGTTGGCTTTGGCTTAATGCTTACCAAATAA
- a CDS encoding OmpA family protein — protein sequence MKRNIIIAISLLSTLLLTNLKVSAQYVLKEADAQFELFNFEKAAQLYTEAYQKKKTLKATQGLAESYRLMRDFKQAASWYAILVETEGAKIDAFKWYAEMLRNNGKYSEAKEQYTKYGQLLKNPTQEELLQVSNWKKSCDSAVKWMRNPKQITINNEKTLNSAQSDWAPVVYNNGLVFTSDRTDAQAQKVNTARPFLKFDTGKKPDRNTYGWTGNDYLRVYQQASGSDAFSLFPLKTSSDYHVASTSFSADENEVYFTLTRIPKDIERVKGMPSTINIEIYSSRKNGDTWSEPEAFRYNNIQEWSVGDPFLSQDGKLLFFVSNKPGGKGGTDIYFCERTSDGKWGAAENLMAVNSVGNERSPVMHDGYLYFSTDNGIGMGGLDIHRAKIVNGGLVSMENMGYPINSPQDDFTFRPTGKLKGYFASNRDGGMGQDDIYSFIEQEKLKFLVQGRVFNKETNVPLSNAVVTLKKTNGTPVMVQTDDDGGFKFNLDENTDYDLLADKTNFRSDKANITTKGLTSSKPIEQNLYLTAIVRNKPIRIENIFYDFDKSNIRKDAAVELDKLVAIMKENPTIWIELGSHTDSRGNDQYNQWLSQSRANSAVQYIIDRGIDKSRITAKGYGESVPVNKCTNGVKCSEADHQLNRRTEFKIVKQ from the coding sequence ATGAAAAGAAATATCATCATTGCCATAAGCTTATTGAGTACGTTGTTACTAACCAACTTAAAAGTAAGTGCCCAATATGTGCTTAAAGAAGCTGATGCCCAATTCGAATTATTTAACTTCGAAAAAGCGGCCCAGCTTTATACAGAGGCTTACCAAAAGAAGAAAACATTAAAGGCCACACAAGGCTTGGCAGAAAGCTATCGCCTAATGAGAGATTTTAAACAGGCGGCAAGTTGGTATGCCATTTTGGTAGAAACTGAGGGTGCAAAAATTGATGCCTTTAAATGGTATGCCGAAATGTTAAGGAATAACGGGAAGTACAGCGAAGCCAAAGAGCAATACACCAAATATGGTCAATTGCTAAAAAACCCAACACAAGAAGAACTATTACAGGTTTCAAATTGGAAAAAATCTTGTGACTCTGCTGTAAAATGGATGCGCAACCCTAAACAAATTACCATTAATAATGAAAAAACACTAAATAGTGCACAGTCTGATTGGGCACCAGTAGTTTATAATAATGGCTTGGTGTTTACTTCTGATAGGACAGATGCGCAAGCACAAAAAGTAAATACAGCTAGGCCATTTTTAAAGTTTGATACCGGGAAAAAACCTGATAGAAACACCTACGGTTGGACTGGAAACGATTATTTAAGGGTGTATCAGCAAGCATCTGGAAGTGATGCCTTTTCACTTTTCCCTTTAAAAACCAGTTCTGATTATCACGTAGCTTCAACTTCGTTTAGTGCCGATGAAAATGAAGTTTATTTTACGCTTACCCGTATTCCGAAAGATATAGAAAGAGTTAAGGGGATGCCAAGTACCATCAATATAGAAATTTACAGTAGCCGCAAAAATGGCGATACTTGGTCGGAACCAGAAGCTTTTAGGTACAATAATATACAAGAATGGTCTGTTGGCGATCCATTTTTAAGCCAAGATGGGAAGTTGCTATTTTTTGTATCAAACAAACCAGGCGGCAAGGGAGGAACCGATATTTATTTTTGTGAGCGTACCAGCGATGGAAAATGGGGAGCTGCCGAAAACTTGATGGCGGTAAACTCTGTAGGGAACGAGCGTTCGCCAGTAATGCACGACGGCTATTTATATTTTTCTACCGATAACGGTATTGGCATGGGCGGTTTAGATATCCATAGAGCAAAAATAGTGAATGGTGGCTTGGTAAGTATGGAGAATATGGGTTATCCTATTAACTCTCCGCAAGATGATTTTACCTTTCGCCCAACAGGAAAACTTAAAGGTTATTTTGCATCTAACAGAGATGGCGGAATGGGGCAGGATGATATTTACAGTTTTATTGAGCAAGAGAAGTTGAAATTCCTTGTTCAGGGAAGAGTATTTAACAAAGAAACAAATGTGCCTTTATCAAACGCAGTGGTTACGCTAAAGAAAACAAACGGTACACCGGTAATGGTACAAACGGATGATGATGGAGGTTTTAAATTTAATCTCGACGAAAATACAGATTATGATTTGCTGGCCGATAAAACGAATTTCAGAAGCGATAAAGCAAACATCACAACAAAGGGATTAACAAGCTCAAAGCCTATTGAGCAAAATCTTTACTTAACCGCCATTGTAAGAAACAAACCTATCCGAATAGAAAATATTTTTTATGATTTTGATAAATCAAACATCAGGAAAGATGCAGCTGTAGAGTTAGATAAGTTGGTGGCCATTATGAAAGAAAATCCAACCATTTGGATAGAGCTTGGCTCACACACCGATAGCAGAGGTAACGATCAATACAACCAATGGCTATCGCAAAGTAGAGCAAATTCTGCCGTACAATACATCATAGATAGAGGAATTGATAAAAGCAGAATTACGGCCAAAGGTTACGGCGAGAGTGTGCCAGTTAATAAATGTACCAACGGTGTAAAATGTAGCGAAGCGGATCATCAACTTAACCGAAGAACAGAGTTTAAAATTGTGAAGCAGTAG
- a CDS encoding type IX secretion system membrane protein PorP/SprF, whose translation MKKGIILFLLVVFAQVSNAQQDAQYSQYMFNGIYINPAYAGYKEQLNLHSFYRNQWTGIKGAPKSASLAVDAIANDGNVGLAFQLASDKLGAQSTIAGYASYAYLLRVGNGENSRLALGLGVGVLQNSIDGNLHQSIDPDDPRLLMGVERTILPDARTGVFYSNDRWYAGASVDNLIAQYLAKNNGSLSLFPVQKPHYYLTAGMMVPINETVQLKPSFLLKDDRGGPTSLDINAFVLLADRIWLGGSYRTAVKLYDKSYLQRDLAQSNSIVAMTEFFATQQLRIGYAFDYATSSLRGNTGGTHEISIGFYIKPKSIRMLSQRYF comes from the coding sequence ATGAAAAAAGGAATAATCTTATTTCTACTAGTTGTTTTTGCGCAAGTTTCAAATGCGCAACAAGATGCGCAATATAGTCAGTACATGTTTAATGGCATCTACATTAACCCAGCTTATGCAGGTTATAAAGAGCAGCTAAACTTGCACAGTTTTTACCGCAACCAATGGACGGGCATTAAGGGCGCTCCCAAAAGTGCATCGTTAGCTGTAGATGCAATTGCAAATGATGGAAACGTTGGCTTAGCTTTCCAATTGGCCTCAGACAAGTTAGGTGCGCAAAGCACCATAGCGGGTTACGCAAGTTACGCCTACCTATTAAGGGTGGGTAATGGCGAAAACTCTAGATTAGCACTGGGCTTGGGCGTAGGTGTTTTGCAAAACAGCATAGATGGTAATTTGCATCAATCCATAGATCCAGATGATCCTAGGCTATTAATGGGGGTAGAACGTACCATATTGCCAGACGCCAGAACAGGCGTTTTCTATTCAAATGACAGGTGGTACGCTGGTGCTTCGGTTGATAATTTAATTGCTCAATATCTGGCAAAAAACAATGGTTCTTTAAGTTTGTTTCCGGTACAAAAGCCACACTATTACCTAACAGCGGGTATGATGGTTCCTATCAATGAAACAGTTCAGTTAAAACCATCGTTTCTATTGAAAGATGATAGAGGCGGGCCAACCAGCTTAGATATCAATGCTTTTGTGTTGTTGGCTGATAGAATTTGGTTAGGTGGTAGTTACCGTACTGCTGTAAAACTGTACGATAAATCTTATTTGCAAAGAGATTTGGCACAGTCTAACTCTATTGTGGCAATGACCGAATTTTTTGCTACCCAACAATTACGTATAGGCTATGCCTTTGATTATGCCACTAGTAGCCTAAGGGGCAACACCGGAGGTACACATGAAATTTCAATAGGTTTTTATATTAAACCAAAAAGCATAAGAATGCTATCTCAAAGGTATTTTTAA
- a CDS encoding Y-family DNA polymerase, with protein sequence MNKRYVAIWFPHLGCDALAIHQQVLKGQPYALVSQERNKQWIINVSYEAQQLGLRPNMPLADARISLPSLQAFSYQTQAVEECLMALAHWCIRFTPYVALVPPDGLLLEVAGCTHLWKNEATYLQAISKRLAEHYQLKIAIADTIGAAWAMVHYGNQQIIAPKQQLAALLPLPPQALRLDVAIVERLAKLGFHHIESFIRIAPNTLRRRFGDEINLRIGQALGYQHETFVAIEEPHPYQERLPCLEPIQTANGIAIAVEKLLEKLCTQLQKKDLGLRSAVLKTYRLDGKLQQISIGTNQPSIHIKHLFKLFELKINQLEPDLGIELFVMEASKVERLPQQQEALWQVAQQTKLTEISELLDRISIKAGKNAVRRYLPQANHWPEHSIKAVSDVTQQAEIAWPLHKPRPTVLLNQPEPIQVSAPIPDYPPMNFSYKGEVHRIVKADGPERIEREWWLTEGLHRDYYGVEDEKGQRYWIFRLGHYHSNKAAQWFIHGYFA encoded by the coding sequence ATGAACAAGCGTTATGTAGCAATATGGTTTCCGCATTTGGGCTGCGATGCGCTGGCAATTCATCAGCAAGTGCTAAAAGGGCAACCCTATGCCCTAGTTAGCCAAGAACGCAATAAACAATGGATTATAAATGTGAGCTACGAAGCCCAACAATTGGGTTTGCGCCCAAACATGCCATTGGCCGATGCACGCATTAGCTTGCCATCGCTACAGGCTTTTAGCTACCAGACGCAGGCAGTAGAAGAGTGTTTAATGGCACTGGCACACTGGTGCATCCGTTTTACGCCCTATGTGGCCTTGGTACCACCAGATGGCTTATTACTAGAGGTAGCTGGCTGTACCCACCTTTGGAAAAACGAAGCTACCTACCTACAGGCCATTAGCAAAAGACTGGCCGAGCACTATCAACTTAAAATAGCCATAGCAGATACCATAGGTGCTGCCTGGGCCATGGTACATTATGGCAATCAACAAATAATAGCACCCAAGCAACAGCTAGCAGCACTTTTACCACTGCCGCCACAAGCTTTACGCTTAGACGTAGCTATTGTAGAGCGCTTGGCCAAATTGGGCTTTCATCATATCGAAAGTTTTATCCGTATTGCACCCAACACTTTAAGGAGGCGTTTTGGAGACGAAATTAACTTACGCATTGGCCAAGCCCTAGGCTACCAGCACGAAACTTTTGTAGCCATTGAAGAACCTCATCCTTACCAAGAAAGACTACCATGCCTAGAACCCATACAAACGGCAAATGGAATTGCCATTGCCGTAGAAAAATTATTGGAAAAACTTTGTACTCAACTGCAAAAAAAAGACTTGGGACTAAGGAGTGCGGTGTTAAAAACCTATCGCCTAGATGGCAAATTACAGCAAATTAGCATAGGTACCAACCAGCCTTCTATTCATATCAAACATCTTTTTAAGTTATTTGAACTTAAAATTAACCAGCTCGAACCCGATTTGGGCATAGAACTTTTTGTAATGGAAGCTTCAAAAGTAGAGCGCCTGCCACAACAGCAGGAAGCCCTATGGCAGGTAGCGCAACAAACCAAGCTTACCGAAATTTCGGAATTGCTAGACCGCATTAGCATTAAGGCGGGCAAAAATGCGGTAAGAAGATACCTGCCACAGGCAAACCATTGGCCAGAGCATAGCATAAAAGCCGTGAGCGATGTTACACAACAGGCAGAAATTGCTTGGCCTTTACATAAGCCACGGCCTACGGTACTGCTTAACCAGCCCGAGCCTATACAGGTAAGTGCGCCCATTCCCGATTACCCGCCCATGAACTTTAGCTACAAAGGCGAAGTGCACCGAATTGTTAAAGCGGATGGCCCAGAGCGCATTGAACGCGAATGGTGGCTAACAGAAGGCCTACATCGCGATTATTATGGCGTAGAAGATGAAAAAGGCCAGCGTTATTGGATATTTAGATTAGGACATTACCACAGCAACAAGGCTGCACAATGGTTTATTCACGGTTATTTTGCTTAA
- a CDS encoding ThuA domain-containing protein: MKFLLTTFTALMLFLNIDASAIASKRGKILIFSLTKSYRHKSIADGILAIKKLALANNFDVDTSENVAAFTKENLKQYQTLVFLNPTGSNVFSDEQKQALKTYINNGGGLLGIHAATDFCFEWEWYGKLIGAFFTNHPKVQQAKLISVKPKDKLMKGMPQSWLHTDEWYNFKSFNKDVTVLVKVDETSYEGGKMDNEHPIVWYHKFEGGRVFYTGLGHTEAAYSDPLFLKQLLAGLKWTMRK, translated from the coding sequence ATGAAATTTTTACTCACTACTTTTACGGCATTGATGCTTTTTTTAAACATTGATGCATCGGCCATAGCCAGCAAAAGAGGCAAAATCTTGATATTTTCTTTAACCAAAAGCTATAGGCATAAATCCATAGCAGATGGCATTTTGGCCATTAAAAAGCTAGCTCTGGCAAATAATTTCGACGTAGACACGTCAGAAAATGTGGCCGCTTTTACCAAAGAGAATTTGAAACAATATCAAACCTTGGTTTTCTTAAATCCTACTGGTTCTAATGTTTTTAGTGATGAACAAAAGCAAGCCTTAAAAACTTATATCAATAATGGAGGAGGCTTATTGGGCATACATGCGGCAACAGATTTTTGCTTTGAGTGGGAGTGGTACGGCAAATTGATTGGGGCTTTTTTTACTAACCATCCTAAAGTGCAGCAAGCAAAGCTGATCTCGGTAAAGCCAAAAGATAAGCTGATGAAAGGAATGCCCCAAAGTTGGTTGCATACTGATGAATGGTATAATTTTAAGTCGTTTAATAAAGACGTAACGGTTTTGGTAAAGGTAGATGAAACCTCTTACGAAGGTGGTAAAATGGATAACGAGCATCCCATAGTATGGTACCACAAATTTGAAGGTGGTAGGGTATTTTATACGGGCTTGGGCCATACCGAGGCAGCCTATTCAGATCCACTTTTTCTTAAACAACTGCTGGCTGGCCTTAAATGGACGATGCGTAAATAA
- a CDS encoding ImuA family protein, with product MRQQPLQNTVERLRKQLLEMEGRTKPLHDTSTKLGLPFLERHFPNHSFPTGTIHEFVSTKPEHTACTSAFILALLAKLEGSTGMYVWIGKQRQIFAPSLPVFGILPQQLIFINLSKPRDILWATEEALKCKSLNGVISEVEGITFAQSQRLQLTVEKSGVTGFMLRTNAEHITATACAARWLITPIMSENEDELPGIGFARWQIALLKVRNGNTASFNMGWRNGQFYTAKKRAMPLSLSQAGGS from the coding sequence ATGAGACAACAACCACTCCAAAATACCGTAGAACGTCTTCGCAAGCAACTTTTGGAGATGGAGGGACGAACCAAACCCCTCCATGATACAAGCACCAAACTAGGGCTTCCTTTTTTAGAGCGGCACTTCCCCAACCATAGCTTTCCTACGGGTACCATTCACGAGTTTGTAAGCACAAAACCAGAACATACCGCCTGCACCAGCGCTTTTATACTGGCCTTGCTGGCTAAACTAGAGGGCAGTACAGGCATGTATGTTTGGATTGGCAAACAGCGCCAAATATTTGCCCCCAGCCTACCAGTTTTCGGCATCCTGCCCCAACAGTTAATTTTTATCAACCTCAGCAAACCGAGAGATATTCTTTGGGCTACCGAAGAAGCGCTAAAATGCAAAAGCCTAAATGGCGTAATTAGCGAGGTAGAAGGCATTACCTTTGCGCAATCGCAACGCTTACAGCTTACCGTAGAAAAAAGCGGAGTTACAGGCTTTATGTTACGCACCAATGCCGAGCATATTACCGCTACGGCCTGTGCGGCGAGGTGGCTAATTACCCCTATAATGAGCGAAAACGAAGATGAACTGCCCGGCATAGGTTTTGCCCGCTGGCAGATAGCCCTCTTAAAAGTACGCAATGGCAATACGGCAAGTTTTAACATGGGCTGGCGCAATGGCCAGTTCTATACTGCTAAAAAAAGGGCAATGCCCCTATCTTTATCACAAGCGGGGGGCTCATGA